In Kaistella faecalis, a genomic segment contains:
- a CDS encoding rhomboid family intramembrane serine protease: MFNNIPPITRNIIIINVIVFILTYVLQTDLMYQYLAAFYPFSPFFHSWQIITHMFMHGSFMHILFNLMTLYSFGPVLEQVLGDKKYVILYFVSGLGAFFLFNLWNFVEVEQIKSSLQSLGFDLAGYMDGESVSFKGNSAAILEQQNLVNQLQSIISVPMVGASGAIFGVIAAFATLYPDAKIMLMFIPVPVKVKYLMPVVIAVSVYLGISGNVGGIAHLAHVGGALVGFILAKIWKKHLYRFN, from the coding sequence ATGTTCAACAATATACCGCCAATTACGCGAAATATCATTATCATCAACGTAATCGTCTTCATCCTGACGTACGTTCTGCAAACCGATTTAATGTACCAGTATCTGGCCGCATTTTATCCTTTTTCACCCTTTTTTCACTCGTGGCAGATCATTACGCATATGTTTATGCATGGCAGTTTTATGCATATTTTATTTAATCTCATGACGCTTTACAGTTTCGGGCCTGTTCTGGAACAGGTTCTGGGAGATAAAAAGTACGTGATCTTATATTTTGTAAGTGGATTGGGTGCGTTTTTCCTTTTTAACCTTTGGAATTTCGTTGAAGTCGAACAGATAAAAAGCAGTCTGCAAAGTTTAGGGTTTGATTTGGCGGGTTATATGGATGGCGAAAGTGTTTCATTTAAAGGAAATTCTGCAGCGATACTTGAACAGCAGAATTTAGTAAACCAATTACAGTCTATTATTTCGGTTCCGATGGTTGGTGCGTCAGGCGCGATTTTCGGCGTTATAGCAGCATTTGCGACATTATATCCTGATGCTAAAATTATGTTGATGTTTATTCCAGTGCCGGTTAAAGTTAAATATCTGATGCCCGTAGTTATCGCGGTTTCGGTGTATTTGGGAATTTCTGGGAATGTTGGCGGCATTGCACACCTTGCACACGTTGGGGGGGCACTTGTTGGGTTTATTCTTGCCAAAATCTGGAAAAAGCATTTGTACCGGTTTAATTAA
- the mutL gene encoding DNA mismatch repair endonuclease MutL — translation MSDIIKLLPDHVANQIAAGEVVQRPASIVKELMENAIDAGATKVELIVREAGKNLIQVVDNGSGMSDTDARLAFERHATSKISTTEDIFRISTKGFRGEALASIAAVAQVELRTKTRDSTTGTNIYIEGGGFQFQEPIQTTEGSNFLVKNLFYNVPARRKFLKNNNVEFRHIIDEFQRVALAHENIDFELFHNDDIIFRLRKSSLLQRIVEIFGRKLHSILVPIKEDLGWVKLHGFVAKPEGAKKVRGEQFFFVNGRFFRSAYFNKAVQEAFEGLLLPGYIPTFFLFLELDPEKVDVNIHPQKTEVKFEDENLIFALVRSTIKKSLGIYNVAPSLDFERDASIDAFVHQTSKSGTLRAPEITVDRDYNPFLEERASAGDRTALTEMYQQTIQPEPSKINLFEDEDFDEDLMRLPNGYWLFNKGGKTLMLDLGRMQRLVISERNAKKKRSSEKHTLLFSLEYHMNETEKNKFRSIKKYLPELGFEMVIANDNVLRIDAIPEGLKETQVMKFMENLFEILEYRTEEEFLNFYQNQWNKIQSKSRFDFLYKVDAEQVIKDFTALGFPEYLPSGKRCFTEIPLDELKNKF, via the coding sequence ATGTCAGATATTATAAAACTTTTGCCGGATCATGTCGCCAACCAAATCGCTGCGGGCGAAGTGGTGCAGCGGCCTGCTTCAATCGTAAAAGAACTCATGGAGAATGCCATCGATGCAGGTGCCACTAAGGTTGAACTCATCGTTCGGGAGGCAGGTAAAAATTTAATTCAGGTGGTAGATAACGGCAGCGGTATGAGCGATACTGATGCGCGGCTTGCCTTCGAGAGGCACGCAACTTCAAAAATAAGTACAACTGAAGATATTTTCCGCATTTCCACTAAAGGTTTTCGTGGAGAAGCTTTGGCGTCAATCGCAGCAGTAGCACAGGTTGAACTTAGAACCAAAACCAGGGATTCCACAACCGGAACCAATATTTATATTGAAGGTGGCGGGTTTCAGTTTCAGGAACCTATACAGACTACAGAAGGTTCTAACTTTTTAGTCAAAAATCTATTTTATAATGTTCCTGCGAGACGCAAATTTCTCAAAAATAACAACGTAGAATTCCGCCATATTATTGATGAGTTTCAAAGAGTTGCTTTAGCTCACGAAAATATCGATTTTGAACTTTTTCATAATGATGATATTATTTTTCGGCTCAGGAAATCGAGTTTGCTTCAGCGAATTGTAGAAATTTTCGGGCGCAAACTTCATTCTATTCTCGTTCCGATAAAGGAAGATCTTGGGTGGGTAAAACTCCACGGATTTGTTGCAAAACCCGAAGGTGCCAAAAAAGTTCGCGGCGAACAGTTTTTCTTTGTCAACGGAAGGTTTTTCCGGAGCGCTTACTTCAACAAAGCGGTACAGGAAGCTTTCGAAGGCTTGCTTCTGCCGGGATATATCCCTACATTTTTCCTGTTTTTAGAACTTGATCCCGAGAAAGTTGATGTCAATATTCATCCTCAGAAAACAGAAGTTAAATTTGAGGATGAAAACCTGATTTTTGCCCTGGTCCGTTCTACAATCAAAAAATCTCTTGGAATTTATAATGTTGCGCCAAGTCTGGATTTCGAGAGGGATGCAAGCATTGATGCATTTGTTCATCAGACGAGTAAAAGTGGAACTTTGAGGGCGCCGGAGATCACGGTAGACCGCGATTACAATCCTTTTCTTGAAGAAAGAGCTTCTGCGGGCGACCGAACGGCACTCACTGAAATGTACCAGCAGACTATTCAACCCGAACCTTCTAAAATTAATCTGTTTGAAGATGAAGATTTCGATGAGGATTTGATGCGGCTTCCGAACGGATATTGGCTTTTCAACAAAGGCGGAAAAACCCTGATGCTTGATTTGGGTCGTATGCAGCGCCTGGTCATCAGTGAAAGGAATGCAAAGAAAAAACGCAGCAGCGAAAAACATACCCTGCTTTTTTCTCTGGAATATCACATGAACGAAACGGAGAAAAACAAATTCCGTTCGATTAAGAAATACCTGCCGGAACTCGGTTTCGAAATGGTAATCGCCAATGATAATGTTCTACGGATAGACGCCATTCCCGAAGGACTGAAAGAAACACAGGTCATGAAATTCATGGAAAACCTTTTCGAAATCCTTGAATACAGGACAGAAGAAGAGTTTTTGAATTTTTACCAAAACCAGTGGAATAAAATACAGAGTAAATCGCGCTTTGATTTCCTATACAAAGTTGATGCAGAACAGGTTATAAAAGATTTTACTGCGCTTGGTTTTCCCGAATATCTGCCTTCCGGGAAAAGGTGTTTCACTGAGATTCCGTTAGACGAATTAAAAAATAAATTTTAA